The genome window TGGTTAAAAGAGGTAACACGATTTTCTCACGAAGTTCAACGGAAGCTTTCCCGTCTGGATAGTTTTCCATTAGTTCTTTGTATCCCGAAAGTTTTAATAACAAACGTTTGGTTTCTAAAAACTCGGTGTAAATCAGTTGCCAAAATTCGCCAAACTCTTTGTCGTTTTTCATATAAGCAGTTAACGGAAAGAACGATTTGCTCAATGCCATCATACTGTTTTCTATAAGGGTTTTAAAGAATAACGAATTGTGGTATAAATCGGAAACTTTTTGCCATTCGTTGTTTTCTTCATAAATTTTCAAAGCTGTTCCTACGCCATAAAAACCAGGAACGTTTTGCTTCAATTGACTCCACGAACCTACAAAAGGAATGGCTCTTAAATCGGCAAAATTCAATTTATCAGAAGCATTTCTTTTTGAAGGGCGACTTCCAATATTGGTTTTTGCGTAATAATTCAACGTACTCATTCGTTCCAAATAAGGCACAAACATCTCGTGATTTTTAAAATCAACGTATTTCTGATAGCTAATTTCTGAAAGTTTTTGTAAAACTACTTTTTCTTCAGCCGTTAACTCATTTTCGGTTTTAGTAAATACCTGATTACTTGCTCCAGCACTTAATAAATTCTCTAAATTATAACGACAAGAATCTAAGGTTCCAAAATTAGAACTAATGGTTTGCCCTTGAACCGTAAGTTGAATTTGTTGGTTTTCAATCGTTGGACCTAAAGAAGCATAAAACTTATTGGTTTTACCACCACCACGAGCTGGAGGTCCACCACGACCATCAAAAAACACTACCTTAATATCATATTTTCTTGAAATTGCAGTTAGTGCTTCTTTTGCTTTGTATATACCCCAATTGGCCATTAAATAACCACCATCTTTTGTTCCATCGGAAAAACCTAGCATAATGGTTTGTTCATTTCCGCGTTGTTGTAAATGTTTGGCATAAGTAGGATTGGTATACAATTTTTCCATTACCTGATCCGCTTTTTCTAAATCGTCTACCGATTCAAAAAGTGGTACAATATCAACTGTAGGGTTTTGCCAACCACACAAATGGAACATACTTAGAGTTTCGAAAACATGCAAAGCACTTTCGTTATTACTAATGATGTATCGATTACAAGCTCTTTCTCCATTATTTTCTTGTATGGTTTTCATTGCTCGAATTGATCCGATAGTTGATTTTACCATTTCGTCATCAAAATCAGTAACTTCTAAATTAGACGAAACATCTGATAAAAATTGTATTTTCTCGTTTTCGGTTAAGCTCTTGTAATTTTCAGGGAAACTTGATTTTTTGTTAGCAATGATAGCATCAAAAAATTTTGCATGAATTTTACTGTTCTGACGAATATCTAATGTTGCAAAATGGAAACCAAATAAATTTAATTTGTTCAATAATAAATCGATTTCATCAATATATAACGACTGATGCTTTTCGGTTACCAATTGCTTTACTTCTAATAACTTTTGATTTAATTCTTCTAATGAAATAAATAATTCACCCTGAGAATAAAAAACAGAACGATACAACTTGCTTTCAATTTCCGCGATTATGGTATCGACTCCTAAGAAAGTAAGTTTTCGTTTTAATTTTCTAATATCAGTATAATAACTTTTTAAGATAGAAGTTCGTAAACGATCAGCAACTTTTAAAGTGATTTCCGTGGTAACAAAAGGATTTCCGTCTCTATCGCCACCAGGCCAAAAACCAAGATTTAAAATGTCGTTTTTAGGTAATTCGCCATTTAAAATGTTCTTTTGGATGTATTGCATCATGGCACCAGCTGTTTCATAAAATACATTTTCCAAATACCATATTAAACTAACCGCTTCATCAAAAGGCGTAGGTTTTTCTTTTTTAATAAAAGGTGTTTTTCCTAATTGCGCCAATAATTCTTTTATAGAATTTAAATCGTTTAGTCGGATAGCTTCGGTTAAGTCGGTTATAATTCCCAAAACTGAACCTGGGTAAAATTGTGTGGGATGCGCTGTTAAAACAGTTCGTATTTTAAAACTATTTAAAAATTCTTTTAAATCGGCTTGTTTGTTTTTTTGTTCCGCATTTTCTTTCATATCACGAAGCGAACCTCTTCCTTCCAAATTATTCACAACAGCAAAAGCTGCATCTTCAATAGCATCAAAAAGAACAACTTGTCTTTCTATATATTGAATAAAACGGAACATCAACGTTTCCTTTTCGTGCTGTGTTGGATTGTCTAAATATTTTGAAACAAATGTGTCAAAAATCTCTTCTGGGCTATGATGGTTTTTAAATCCATTTTCGCAAACCTCTGCAAACAAAGGCAACAAAACACCGGTGTTGTTAATTTCGTCGAAAGGTAAAGTGATAAAAACACTGTTATAAATGTTGTATTTTGAAGCGACACTTTGATTAAATCGCTCAATTTTTGGAAGCGTATACATGCTAAAAAATCTTTTTTACTAAAGTACTGCTTTTATTTTAAAAAATATAAATCGATTAAATTTTATAACAAAACCATAAAATTTATAACATTTTGAGTCCTAAATTTACACCAACTCAAACATCTTTCCTGGTAATGGTCTAATAATTCCTTTTAGTTCCATATTTAATAAAATGGTGGAAATCTTGTAAATAGGAAAATCGCATTCTAGTGCAATAATATCCATAAGTTCTTTTCCCGTTCTTTGAAGATAATTGTAAATGGTTTGCTCCTCTTCGGTTAATGTAATGAATAATTGTTTTTGTACTACTTTTTGTGATTCGCGTTGTAATTCCCAATTAAGGATATAAACCAAATCTGCCGCTGAAGAAAGTAGATTAGCTCGCTGTGTTTTAATCAAATTATTACAACCTTGACTGTATTTGTCTGAAATTCTCCCAGGTACTGCAAAAACATCTCGGTTGTATTCGTTAGCCAAATTTGCCGTAACCAACGAACCTCCTTTTTCGGCACTTTCTATAACAATAGTAGCTTCGCTAATACCTGCCACTATTCTATTTCTTTTTATAAAATTTTCTTTATCTGGCTTGCTCGTACTCCAAAATTCAGTTAAAAAACCGCCATTTTGTTCCATTTTTACCATGTACTTTTTATGTACTTTAGGATAAATTTGATTCAATCCGTGCGCCAAAACACCTATTGTTTGCAATCCACAATCCATCGCTATTTGATGTGCATAAATATCAACTCCATAAGCAAAACCGCTTACAATGATTGGATTTAATGGCGTAATATCTTCAATTAGTCTTTTGGTAAACTCCATCCCATAGGTTGTAATTTGGCGCGTTCCTACAATACTGATTATTCTTCGATTTTGTAAATCGATATTCCCTGCTTGAAACAAAAGAACAGGACAATCAAAGCAATGTTTTAATCTTTCGGGATAATTTTCTGATTGAAAATACGTAGTAGAAATATTTTCTTTGGAAATGAATTGTAACTCTGATTCTGCTTTTGCAAAAACCGATTTGTCTTGCAAATTTTTGATTACGACCGAACCAATTCCGTCAATTGTTTGAAGATGTGATTTTTTTGAAGCAAAAACTTCAGCGGCATTTCCGCAATTTTGGATGAGTTTTTTAGCGATTACATCGCCCACTCCTTCCACTTGCATCAACGCAAGCGTGTAGTACAAATCTGACTGTGTCATGGCGTATAAAAAATTTAATTGGCATATATAATTGATAGCAAAAATAGTAGTTTTTAATTGTAATCCAAATTATAAAATAAAAGATCGAAATTTATAACGCTTTCTTTTACAGAAACATAAGCACAATGGCGAATTGTTAATAATTTTTGTTGATAAAATTTTGATATTACTATTGATTATCTAACTTTGTTGTTATGCAGATAGAAAAACACATATCCGACTTATTATATCGTTATCAGTGCGTTACTGTTCCTGGCTTTGGTGCGTTTTTAACCGAAACTGTGTCCGCTAACGTTACTGGAAGCGCAAGTTCGTTTTTTCCACCTAAAAAAGTGGTTTCGTTTAATGTGAATGTAAAAAACAATGATGGTTTATTGGTAAATCATGTGGCATTACAAGAAAAAATGTCATACGAATTAGCCGTAGTCAAAATTGGTGATGTGGTGAACGAATGGACGTATTTGTTACAAAACCGCAATCGTGTGGTGTTGAAAAACATTGGCGAAATTTCGGTTAACAATGAAATGAATTGGGTTTTTGAACCGGCGAATACGGTAAACTATTTAACAGATTCTTTTGGATTAACTCCTTTTGTTTCTCCAGAAATTACAAGAGAAATTTTAAAACAAGAAGTAGAAGCTTTAGAAGAAAAAACTCCGATTATTTTTACTCCTGAAAGAAAGAAAGATTACTCGTATTTGAAATATGCTGCTATTTTTGTGGTGATGTTGGGCGCTGGTGGTTTTGGATATAAAACGTATTACGATCAACAAATTGAGACTAAAACTTTAGCGGTTCAGAAAAACGTACAAGAAAAAGTACAACAACAAATTCAAGAAGCGACTTTTGTAATTAGCGCTCCGGTTGAAGCCGTTGAATTAAGTGTAGCTGCTCCAGTTGAAGAAAAAATGCCTTATCATTTGGTAGCTGGTGCTTATAGAAGTGAAGTGAATGCTAACAAAGCTATTGCCGAATTAAAAGCCGCTGGTTTTGAAAATGCTAAGATGCTTCCTATAAACAAACACAATTTATATCCTGTGGTTTACGGAAGTTTCAAAAACTTAAACGAGGCTCAAACTGAAAGAAAAAACATTCAAAAATCGCACAATGCGGAAGCTTGGTTGTTAATCGAATAAAAATTTAACACTTTGCGTAATAATTATTGAAATCCCAATTTTGGGATTTTTTTTTGCATTTAATTTTAAAATTCCTCTTTATCTTTGCAAAAAAAACAATGCAACCAAAATTCCCTTCAGAATCGGTAACTACTTTAACCGACTTAGTTTTACCAGGTGAAACGAACCCATTAAACAACTTATTTGGTGGTGAATTGCTAGCGCGTATGGACAGAGCAGCGAGTATTGCCGCAAGAAGACATTCGAGAAGAA of Flavobacterium channae contains these proteins:
- a CDS encoding phosphoenolpyruvate carboxylase, producing MYTLPKIERFNQSVASKYNIYNSVFITLPFDEINNTGVLLPLFAEVCENGFKNHHSPEEIFDTFVSKYLDNPTQHEKETLMFRFIQYIERQVVLFDAIEDAAFAVVNNLEGRGSLRDMKENAEQKNKQADLKEFLNSFKIRTVLTAHPTQFYPGSVLGIITDLTEAIRLNDLNSIKELLAQLGKTPFIKKEKPTPFDEAVSLIWYLENVFYETAGAMMQYIQKNILNGELPKNDILNLGFWPGGDRDGNPFVTTEITLKVADRLRTSILKSYYTDIRKLKRKLTFLGVDTIIAEIESKLYRSVFYSQGELFISLEELNQKLLEVKQLVTEKHQSLYIDEIDLLLNKLNLFGFHFATLDIRQNSKIHAKFFDAIIANKKSSFPENYKSLTENEKIQFLSDVSSNLEVTDFDDEMVKSTIGSIRAMKTIQENNGERACNRYIISNNESALHVFETLSMFHLCGWQNPTVDIVPLFESVDDLEKADQVMEKLYTNPTYAKHLQQRGNEQTIMLGFSDGTKDGGYLMANWGIYKAKEALTAISRKYDIKVVFFDGRGGPPARGGGKTNKFYASLGPTIENQQIQLTVQGQTISSNFGTLDSCRYNLENLLSAGASNQVFTKTENELTAEEKVVLQKLSEISYQKYVDFKNHEMFVPYLERMSTLNYYAKTNIGSRPSKRNASDKLNFADLRAIPFVGSWSQLKQNVPGFYGVGTALKIYEENNEWQKVSDLYHNSLFFKTLIENSMMALSKSFFPLTAYMKNDKEFGEFWQLIYTEFLETKRLLLKLSGYKELMENYPDGKASVELREKIVLPLLTIQQYALLKIKELKESKNPDEKQIEVYEKIVTRSLFGNINASRNSA
- the dprA gene encoding DNA-processing protein DprA → MTQSDLYYTLALMQVEGVGDVIAKKLIQNCGNAAEVFASKKSHLQTIDGIGSVVIKNLQDKSVFAKAESELQFISKENISTTYFQSENYPERLKHCFDCPVLLFQAGNIDLQNRRIISIVGTRQITTYGMEFTKRLIEDITPLNPIIVSGFAYGVDIYAHQIAMDCGLQTIGVLAHGLNQIYPKVHKKYMVKMEQNGGFLTEFWSTSKPDKENFIKRNRIVAGISEATIVIESAEKGGSLVTANLANEYNRDVFAVPGRISDKYSQGCNNLIKTQRANLLSSAADLVYILNWELQRESQKVVQKQLFITLTEEEQTIYNYLQRTGKELMDIIALECDFPIYKISTILLNMELKGIIRPLPGKMFELV
- a CDS encoding HU domain-containing protein — its product is MQIEKHISDLLYRYQCVTVPGFGAFLTETVSANVTGSASSFFPPKKVVSFNVNVKNNDGLLVNHVALQEKMSYELAVVKIGDVVNEWTYLLQNRNRVVLKNIGEISVNNEMNWVFEPANTVNYLTDSFGLTPFVSPEITREILKQEVEALEEKTPIIFTPERKKDYSYLKYAAIFVVMLGAGGFGYKTYYDQQIETKTLAVQKNVQEKVQQQIQEATFVISAPVEAVELSVAAPVEEKMPYHLVAGAYRSEVNANKAIAELKAAGFENAKMLPINKHNLYPVVYGSFKNLNEAQTERKNIQKSHNAEAWLLIE